DNA from Brucella melitensis bv. 1 str. 16M:
TGCCCGCGACCAGATGCACAGGGAAGCCCTGGAATGGTCCACCACACGCGGCAACCGTTCGGGCCGTGTTGCGTGGCAATATATTCAGGATCTGGCAGGCAGGCTTGGAAAAACCATGCAATGAAAAAGGCGGGCCCCTGCCCGCCTTTTTCATTTTTTCCTGCTGAAACTGTTATGATTCCAGATATTTGGTCGGATTGACCGGCGCCGAGTTCTTGCGCACCTCGAAGTGCAGCTTCGGCGACTTGGCGTTGCCGCTCATGCCCGACTTGGCGATTTCCTCGCCACGGCGAACCTTCTGGCCGCGCTGCACCATTATCTGGCTGTTATGGCCATAGACGGTCACAAGGCCATTGTCGTGGCGGATCAGAACGGTCTGGCCAAATTCCTTCAAACCATCGCCCGCATAGATCACAACACCGTTTTCGGCGGCTTTGACCGGCGTGCCTTCCGGCACCATGATATCGATACCGTCGCTGACCGAGGTGCCCTCACGCTGGCCGAAGCTTGCCAGAATGCGCCCACGAACCGGCCAACGCATCTGCGAGATGCCGGTTGAGGATGGCGCTGCGGCCTGATCCTTTTCCGCATCCTCGATTACCTTGTTGCTGGCCTGCGGCGGCGTATAAGGCTTTACCTCTGCACCTCCATTGGCCGGCGCACTGGCTGCTTTGGCCGGGTTTGCCGGCTGCGGCGTGATTGCGGCCACCTGTGTCGGCGCACCTGCGGCAGCAGACGGAATAACGAGCGACTGCCCGACGCGAATGGCGCCACTGGTCAGGCCGTTTGCCGCCTTCAACTGGTCGACAGGGACATTGTGCTTCTTTGCGATGGAGAACAGCGAATCCCCGCTCTTCACGACGTAGGCACCGCCCACTGATGGCGGGGTTGCGATAGCGCCGCCAGCCGATGCCATATTGGTCGGCGAGGATTTCTTGCCGTTGACAGCAGGTGCTTGCGGAACGCCAGCGATATTGTTGTCCATCGGGCGCGGCGCGCCCTGCCCCGTCGCCGGAAGCTGGCCAAGAACCTTTTCCTTCGCGCCATTCACCGTATTATGCGTAACGGTGGCGGCACTTGCGACCCTGGTTTCAGCGGCATTAACGGTATTATTGACGCGGGACGCCGCCATATCCTGGGCTTGATCGACCTGATTGCGCATCTGCGTCGATGCCGCAGCGACAGGCGCACCCAGAGGCGCTGACGATACCGGCGGCAAGGAATTGCGCTGGACCGTTCCGCTTGAAACCGGCGGGGCCGAAGCCACGGGGGCAGACGCATAAACATTGCCTGCGGGTTGCTGCGCGACGGGCTGACTGGACGTAGAACCAGTAAAAATGCCGTCTGTGAAGCGCATCGTATCAGCACTGCACCCGGCTCCAAAACCGGCAATCAGAACGATTGCAACATTCCGCAGGAGACGTTCGGACGTATGCTGCAAAATTGGTAAACGCATGTTCAACTCGTCCATACTCGAAACTCACTAAGACGATTAAAACGCGTTAATGTTACTCTCTGGTTAAGAATGCCCCGAAACTAAAAAAAGATTCACCAAATAAACACCATAAGCGCAAGAATGACGCGCAAACAGCCACTTCCGGCCCGCAAATGCCAAGCTGGCGAGGCTGCCATTGCTCAAAATCAATGCAACTGAAGCCGTTCCGACAAAAGCGCGAAGCGGTTTTTTGGAATCATCCTCAAACAAAATCTTGGAGCGGGATGATGGTTGGACTTAAATTCAACCCGTTTTAGAGCGCGTTTCGATCTGATTGAATCAGATCGGCGCTCTAATCCTTTGTTTTGACGCGCATCTTTTCCGAAAACCGTTTCACACTTTTCGGGATGCGCTCTAAAGAACGGAAGACGTGCCTTCGATGAACGGCTGATATCGAACCGGCATGAGGTCTTCCTGTTCAAAACGGCTTCCAACCTTTGAAATCCGCGTCATGATCTGGCGTCCATCGCCAGGGCCGATCGGGGCTATCAGGACGCCATGGGTGGCGAGCAGTTCAACGAAATGGCGCGGCACCTCATCGCATGCGAGCCAGATGACAATGCGGTCAAACGGCCCGCCCGGCATACCGTGGCGCCCGTCTGTATGTTTCACCATGATATTCTCGCGCTTCAGCGAAACGAACTGCTGGAGAGCGTGGTCGCAGAGTTTTCGATACCGTTCCACCGTCGTTACACGGCCGGACAGCAAGGACATAACGGCGGCGGTAAAGCCGGAGCCGGTGCCGATTTCCAGAACCCGATGGCCGGGCTCAAGCTTCAGGGCGGAAATGACGCGCGCCTGATCGTCTATGCCTTCCATATATTCACCGCAATCAAGCGGCGCGGTTCGCGGGCTATAGGCAAGATGCGACCATGCCGCCGCCAGAAAGCTCTGGCGCGGCGTTGCTTCAATTGCCGCAAAAAGTTGCGGATCATCAATGCTGTGCCCACGCATCCGCAGAACAAAGGATGCAAATCCCTCCCGGTCCGAAAGCCGCGGGCGTTCAGACGTTGCCTGCCTCATGCTTCCACTCCAAGCGCCGCGCCCAGTTCTGCACGAACCTTATGAGCGGTCAGATCAAGGTGGAGTGGGGTCACTGAAATGCAACCCGAACGGATGGCAGCAATATCGCTGTCGTCGGCAACCGGAGCCTTGCCGCGACCGAAATGCAGCCAGAAATAAGGGAAACCACGTCCATCGCGGCGCTCGTCAAGGCGCGCATCATGGCTAAGCTTGCCTTGTGCCGTGACGCGCACGCCCTTCACTTCTTCCGGAGCGCAATTCGGGAAATTGAGGTTCAACAGCACGCCTTCCGGCCAGCCCGCCTCCATCAGCCTCCCGATAAGCTCAGGCGCATGAGCTTCCGCCGTTTCCCACGGCACGATCCGGCGATCGCCCGCATATTCATATTCCTGCGACAAAGCGATGGCTCGCACACCAAGCAATGTCCCCTCCATCGCACCGGCAACCGTGCCCGAATAGGTCACATCGTCGGCCATGTTCGCCCCGGAATTGACGCCGGAGAGGACGAGATCGGGCGCGCCCGGCAATACATGGCGCACCCCCATGATGACGCAATCGGTCGGAGTGCCGCGCAGGGCAAAATGACGGGCATCGATCTGGCGAAGGCGAAGCGGCTCCGACAGTGTCAGTGAGTGGGCAAG
Protein-coding regions in this window:
- a CDS encoding protein-L-isoaspartate(D-aspartate) O-methyltransferase; the protein is MRQATSERPRLSDREGFASFVLRMRGHSIDDPQLFAAIEATPRQSFLAAAWSHLAYSPRTAPLDCGEYMEGIDDQARVISALKLEPGHRVLEIGTGSGFTAAVMSLLSGRVTTVERYRKLCDHALQQFVSLKRENIMVKHTDGRHGMPGGPFDRIVIWLACDEVPRHFVELLATHGVLIAPIGPGDGRQIMTRISKVGSRFEQEDLMPVRYQPFIEGTSSVL
- the surE gene encoding 5'/3'-nucleotidase SurE, giving the protein MRILLTNDDGIHAEGLAVLERIARKLSDDVWVVAPETDQSGLAHSLTLSEPLRLRQIDARHFALRGTPTDCVIMGVRHVLPGAPDLVLSGVNSGANMADDVTYSGTVAGAMEGTLLGVRAIALSQEYEYAGDRRIVPWETAEAHAPELIGRLMEAGWPEGVLLNLNFPNCAPEEVKGVRVTAQGKLSHDARLDERRDGRGFPYFWLHFGRGKAPVADDSDIAAIRSGCISVTPLHLDLTAHKVRAELGAALGVEA
- the dipM gene encoding cell division endopeptidase DipM, whose protein sequence is MDELNMRLPILQHTSERLLRNVAIVLIAGFGAGCSADTMRFTDGIFTGSTSSQPVAQQPAGNVYASAPVASAPPVSSGTVQRNSLPPVSSAPLGAPVAAASTQMRNQVDQAQDMAASRVNNTVNAAETRVASAATVTHNTVNGAKEKVLGQLPATGQGAPRPMDNNIAGVPQAPAVNGKKSSPTNMASAGGAIATPPSVGGAYVVKSGDSLFSIAKKHNVPVDQLKAANGLTSGAIRVGQSLVIPSAAAGAPTQVAAITPQPANPAKAASAPANGGAEVKPYTPPQASNKVIEDAEKDQAAAPSSTGISQMRWPVRGRILASFGQREGTSVSDGIDIMVPEGTPVKAAENGVVIYAGDGLKEFGQTVLIRHDNGLVTVYGHNSQIMVQRGQKVRRGEEIAKSGMSGNAKSPKLHFEVRKNSAPVNPTKYLES